Proteins found in one Candidatus Hydrogenedentota bacterium genomic segment:
- a CDS encoding FecR family protein has product MQTCKVALLLAFVLWSSSLRGYAQPHVADNDPGDAGLSADVEVYSPDASSLPDSLGSESTSAILIAANASNPTEPPKSEDQAPVSDEVGSVKTVKGSVSIVSGGQTISAAVGTRLHVADVLKTEKDGSVGVILKDDTVISLGPSSELEMKDFKFEPKEEEYSFVTRMVRGTFVYVSGLIGKLSPESVKMETPVGIIAVRGTKLLIRIKG; this is encoded by the coding sequence ATGCAGACATGCAAAGTGGCGCTGCTTCTTGCATTCGTTCTGTGGAGTAGTTCCTTGCGAGGCTATGCCCAACCTCACGTGGCAGATAACGATCCGGGGGATGCGGGCCTAAGTGCGGATGTCGAAGTCTACTCGCCGGACGCCTCTTCTCTGCCAGATTCTCTTGGTTCTGAGTCAACAAGCGCGATTCTAATCGCGGCCAACGCCTCCAATCCGACGGAGCCTCCGAAGTCCGAAGACCAAGCACCAGTTAGCGATGAGGTGGGTTCGGTCAAGACGGTGAAAGGAAGTGTGTCTATCGTTAGCGGTGGACAGACAATTTCTGCGGCAGTTGGAACTCGACTGCATGTCGCTGATGTACTGAAAACGGAGAAGGATGGGTCCGTGGGAGTCATCCTCAAGGACGACACGGTCATTAGCCTTGGTCCGTCAAGCGAATTGGAGATGAAGGACTTCAAGTTCGAGCCGAAAGAGGAAGAGTACTCTTTCGTCACGCGCATGGTACGAGGCACCTTTGTATACGTTTCCGGACTGATCGGAAAGTTGTCTCCCGAGTCGGTGAAGATGGAGACGCCGGTGGGCATAATCGCCGTGCGGGGCACAAAACTACT